The following coding sequences are from one Kosakonia sp. H02 window:
- the aztA gene encoding zinc ABC transporter ATP-binding protein AztA, producing the protein MHDYSLRFANLALGYEGLPAIQNITGTIQKGSLTAIIGPNGSGKSTLLKGIAGILAPLSGSCTVEPKARIAYLPQISELDRTFPATVSDLVSLGLWPERGLFRHHRIEDRKRLTDALGSVGLAGFEKRQLSALSGGQLQRALFARVILQQANIILLDEPFNAIDATTIDDLLVLINRWHAQKRTVLAVMHDIGLVRNHFPQAILLNGELVAWDETEQVLRHTSLQPTQNMGTAGVLPGQHEATHS; encoded by the coding sequence ATGCACGACTACTCTTTGCGTTTTGCAAATCTGGCGCTGGGTTATGAGGGTTTACCTGCGATACAAAATATTACCGGGACGATACAAAAAGGGTCCCTTACTGCCATCATTGGCCCTAACGGTTCTGGTAAGTCAACACTGCTTAAAGGTATCGCAGGGATTCTGGCTCCGTTAAGTGGCTCCTGTACCGTAGAGCCAAAGGCGCGCATTGCCTATCTGCCACAGATATCGGAATTGGATCGCACTTTCCCTGCAACCGTTTCAGATTTAGTTTCCCTGGGTTTATGGCCTGAAAGAGGGTTATTCCGTCACCACAGAATTGAGGATCGTAAACGGCTTACTGATGCATTGGGGTCAGTAGGATTAGCAGGGTTTGAAAAAAGACAGCTTAGTGCATTATCCGGGGGGCAGCTTCAACGCGCGCTCTTCGCACGGGTCATTCTTCAACAGGCAAACATCATCCTGCTTGATGAGCCTTTTAATGCCATTGACGCCACCACTATTGATGACTTGCTTGTGCTGATAAACCGCTGGCACGCTCAGAAGCGTACTGTCTTAGCTGTCATGCATGATATCGGTCTGGTTAGAAATCATTTTCCACAGGCCATTTTGTTAAACGGTGAATTAGTGGCATGGGACGAAACAGAACAAGTTCTGCGCCATACCTCACTTCAACCGACACAGAATATGGGCACAGCAGGTGTTTTGCCTGGGCAACATGAGGCTACACATTCATGA
- a CDS encoding heavy metal response regulator transcription factor — MKILVIEDEPKAREYMRSGLTESGYVVDVAIDGQEGLFMAQEHYYDLIVLDVMMPRMNGWEVMAQLDKQLDTPVIFLTAKGTLEDKIKGLELGADDYLVKPFSFAELLARIRTALRRGGQAKREEQLEVGDLRLNITTRRVERAGVRLDLTNKEFNLLQLFMLNAGQVLTRTLIASRVWDMNFDSDTNVVDVAVRRLRQKVDAPFAVPLIHTVHGVGYCCEEQQ; from the coding sequence ATGAAAATATTGGTGATAGAAGACGAACCCAAAGCGCGTGAGTATATGCGCAGCGGATTAACCGAGTCCGGTTATGTGGTTGATGTCGCTATAGATGGCCAGGAGGGGCTGTTTATGGCGCAGGAACACTATTACGATCTCATCGTGCTGGATGTCATGATGCCCCGGATGAATGGCTGGGAGGTGATGGCGCAGCTGGATAAACAGCTCGACACGCCGGTGATTTTCCTCACCGCCAAAGGCACCTTAGAGGACAAAATCAAAGGGCTGGAACTCGGCGCCGATGATTACCTGGTCAAACCATTTTCTTTTGCCGAGCTACTGGCGCGTATCCGCACCGCCCTGCGCCGTGGCGGGCAGGCAAAGCGCGAAGAACAACTTGAGGTTGGCGATCTGCGCCTGAATATCACCACGCGCCGGGTGGAACGGGCTGGCGTGCGCCTGGATCTGACCAACAAAGAGTTCAATTTATTGCAACTATTTATGCTCAACGCCGGCCAGGTGCTGACCCGAACCCTGATTGCCTCGCGCGTCTGGGATATGAATTTTGACAGCGATACCAACGTCGTCGATGTGGCTGTACGCCGCCTGCGCCAAAAAGTGGATGCGCCCTTTGCCGTTCCACTGATTCATACCGTGCACGGCGTGGGTTATTGCTGTGAGGAGCAGCAATGA
- the nac gene encoding nitrogen assimilation transcriptional regulator NAC, producing MNLRRLKYFVKIVDIGSLTQAAEVLHIAQPALSQQVATLEGELDQQLLIRTKRGVTPTEAGKILYTHARTILRQCEQAQLAVNNVGQCLRGQVSIGLAPGTAASSVTMPLLQAVRNELPEVMVYLHENSGSVLNDKLLSGQLDMAVLYERAPGAGINSLPLLKEDLYLVGTRDCPGQSVDLTAVAEMNLFLPRDYSAVRLRVDEAFSLRRLTAKIIGEIESIATLTAAIASGMGVTVLPESAARSLCSATNGWMARITTPSMNLPLALNVSARGTLSPQAQAVKDILMSLVSRPSMENHELQLVS from the coding sequence ATGAACTTAAGACGACTGAAATACTTCGTGAAAATCGTCGATATTGGAAGCCTGACTCAGGCAGCCGAAGTATTACATATTGCGCAGCCCGCGCTGAGCCAACAAGTTGCCACTCTGGAAGGCGAGTTGGATCAGCAACTACTGATCCGCACCAAGCGTGGCGTTACGCCCACGGAAGCGGGCAAAATTCTTTATACCCACGCACGCACCATTCTTCGCCAGTGTGAACAAGCACAACTGGCAGTGAACAATGTTGGCCAGTGTTTGCGCGGCCAGGTCTCTATCGGCCTTGCGCCGGGGACGGCGGCTTCGTCGGTCACCATGCCGCTATTACAGGCGGTGCGTAACGAGTTACCTGAAGTCATGGTTTATCTGCATGAAAACAGCGGCAGCGTGCTGAACGATAAACTGTTAAGTGGGCAACTCGATATGGCGGTGCTGTATGAGCGCGCGCCAGGGGCGGGGATTAATAGCCTGCCGTTGTTGAAAGAAGATCTCTATCTGGTGGGAACGCGGGATTGCCCGGGGCAGAGCGTCGATCTGACGGCGGTCGCCGAGATGAATCTGTTCCTGCCGCGTGATTATAGCGCCGTGCGTCTGCGCGTCGATGAGGCGTTCTCCTTGCGTCGTCTGACCGCGAAGATCATCGGTGAAATTGAATCTATTGCGACGTTAACGGCAGCGATTGCCAGCGGAATGGGCGTAACGGTATTACCAGAATCTGCCGCGCGTTCGCTGTGCAGCGCGACGAATGGCTGGATGGCGCGTATCACCACACCGTCGATGAACCTGCCGCTGGCGCTGAATGTTTCTGCGCGCGGCACGTTGTCGCCGCAGGCGCAGGCAGTCAAAGATATTCTGATGTCTTTGGTGAGCCGCCCATCGATGGAAAACCACGAGTTGCAACTGGTGAGCTAG
- the cbl gene encoding HTH-type transcriptional regulator Cbl → MNFQQLKIIREAARRDYNLTEVANMLYTSQSGVSRHIRELEEELGIEIFIRRGKRLLGMTEPGKALLVIAERILNEASNVRRLADLFTNDTSGVLTIATTHTQARYSLPSVIKSFRALFPEVRLELIQGTPQEIESLLHNGGADIGIASERLSNDSSLAAFPWFRWHHSLLVPQDHPLAQASPLTLEEISRWPLITYRQGITGRSRIDEAFGRKGLIPDVVLSAQDSDVIKTYVELGLGVGLVAEQSGGENEEGKLVRLDTRHLFDANTVWLGLKRGQLQRNYVWRFIELCNAGLSVEDIKRQVMEPDDAVIDYQI, encoded by the coding sequence GTGAATTTCCAGCAACTTAAAATTATCCGCGAGGCGGCACGGCGGGATTACAACCTGACCGAGGTCGCCAACATGCTTTACACGTCTCAGTCTGGCGTGAGTCGGCATATCCGCGAGCTTGAAGAAGAGCTGGGGATTGAGATTTTTATCCGCCGTGGCAAGCGTCTGCTCGGTATGACGGAGCCAGGCAAAGCGCTGCTGGTGATTGCCGAGCGCATTCTTAATGAGGCGAGCAATGTTCGCAGGCTCGCCGACCTCTTCACCAATGACACATCCGGTGTCCTGACCATTGCCACCACGCATACGCAGGCGCGGTACAGCCTGCCGTCGGTGATCAAATCGTTCCGCGCGTTGTTCCCGGAAGTCCGTCTTGAATTGATTCAGGGCACGCCGCAGGAAATCGAATCGCTGCTGCATAACGGCGGGGCGGATATTGGCATTGCCAGTGAGCGCCTCAGTAATGACAGTTCGCTGGCTGCGTTCCCGTGGTTTCGCTGGCATCACAGTTTGCTGGTGCCGCAAGATCATCCCCTGGCGCAGGCTTCACCGCTCACGCTGGAGGAGATCAGCCGCTGGCCGCTGATTACCTATCGCCAGGGGATCACCGGGCGTTCCCGCATTGATGAAGCGTTTGGTCGCAAGGGGTTAATTCCTGATGTGGTGTTAAGCGCGCAGGACTCCGATGTCATTAAGACCTATGTCGAGCTGGGGCTGGGCGTGGGGCTGGTGGCGGAGCAATCCGGCGGCGAGAACGAGGAAGGGAAGCTGGTGCGCCTGGATACGCGGCATTTGTTTGATGCCAACACCGTCTGGCTGGGGTTAAAACGCGGTCAGTTACAACGTAACTATGTCTGGCGCTTTATTGAGTTGTGCAACGCCGGTTTGTCGGTTGAGGATATTAAACGTCAGGTGATGGAGCCAGACGACGCGGTGATTGATTACCAAATCTGA
- the shiA gene encoding shikimate transporter yields MDSTLITTRPDEETPSFNRARRAAWGSFAGAVVDWFDFLLYGITAALVFNSEFFPQIDPAMGTLAAFATFGVGFLFRPLGGIVFGHFGDRLGRKRMLMMTVWMMGIATACIGILPSFATIGWWAPALLVILRAIQGFAVGGEWGGAALLAVESAPAGKKAFYSSGIQVGYGVGLLLSTGLVSLISSLTTNEQFLSWGWRLPFLFSIVLVLGALWVRNGMEESAEFERAQAEQPKQVKKRLPVFEALARHPGAFLKIIALRLCELLTMYIVTAFALNYSTQNLGLPRELFLNIGLLVGGVSCLTIPLFAWMADRFGRRRIYITGALIGALSAFPFFMALEARSIVVVVIFALLLANIAHDMVVCVQQPMFTEMFGASYRYSGAGVGYQVASVVGGGFTPFIAAALLTFSGGEWHTVAIYLMVGCLLSAITAIFIKPQPR; encoded by the coding sequence ATGGACTCCACGCTCATTACAACCCGCCCCGATGAGGAGACTCCTTCCTTTAACCGTGCCCGCCGTGCTGCCTGGGGCAGCTTCGCTGGCGCGGTAGTCGACTGGTTCGATTTTTTACTCTACGGCATCACCGCAGCACTGGTGTTTAACAGCGAGTTTTTCCCGCAAATCGACCCGGCCATGGGCACGCTGGCCGCCTTCGCCACCTTTGGCGTCGGCTTCTTATTCCGCCCGCTCGGCGGCATTGTCTTCGGCCATTTTGGCGACCGTCTGGGCCGCAAACGGATGCTGATGATGACCGTCTGGATGATGGGCATCGCCACCGCCTGTATCGGTATTCTCCCCTCGTTCGCCACCATTGGCTGGTGGGCACCGGCACTGCTGGTCATTCTGCGCGCTATTCAGGGGTTTGCTGTGGGCGGCGAATGGGGCGGTGCGGCACTGCTGGCCGTGGAAAGCGCCCCCGCCGGGAAAAAAGCCTTCTACAGTAGCGGCATTCAGGTCGGTTATGGCGTTGGTTTGCTGCTCTCGACCGGGCTTGTGTCGCTTATCAGTAGCCTGACCACCAACGAACAGTTCCTCAGTTGGGGCTGGCGTCTGCCGTTCCTGTTCAGCATTGTGCTGGTGCTGGGTGCATTGTGGGTGCGTAACGGGATGGAAGAGTCTGCCGAGTTCGAACGCGCGCAGGCTGAACAGCCGAAACAGGTGAAAAAACGCCTGCCGGTATTTGAAGCGCTGGCTCGTCATCCAGGGGCATTTTTGAAAATTATCGCCCTGCGCCTGTGCGAACTGCTGACCATGTATATCGTGACCGCCTTTGCGCTTAATTACTCGACGCAAAACTTAGGCCTGCCGCGCGAGCTGTTCCTGAATATCGGATTATTGGTCGGCGGCGTCAGTTGCCTGACTATTCCCTTGTTCGCCTGGATGGCGGATCGCTTTGGTCGTCGGCGCATCTATATTACCGGCGCGCTAATCGGAGCGCTCAGCGCCTTCCCTTTCTTTATGGCGCTGGAAGCCCGCTCGATTGTCGTTGTGGTTATTTTCGCGCTGCTGCTGGCAAATATCGCCCACGATATGGTGGTCTGCGTTCAGCAACCGATGTTTACGGAAATGTTCGGCGCGAGTTACCGCTATAGCGGCGCGGGTGTGGGCTACCAGGTTGCCAGTGTGGTCGGCGGTGGTTTTACGCCGTTTATTGCCGCCGCGCTGCTGACCTTCTCCGGCGGCGAGTGGCATACCGTGGCTATTTACCTGATGGTGGGTTGTCTGCTCTCAGCCATCACGGCAATTTTTATTAAACCGCAGCCTCGTTAA
- a CDS encoding AAA domain-containing protein, with the protein MVTVFVDGENKTANIVDWTLYSDKNGCVQLACHFRSGKKYIRPFSACRVEPTLPSASKKFIKKGQSDVQVIENAQVVGNKYVLINYPNSARWYVFKQDDVQLLAETQLKQGTVFSYFRDIAEQRWQDAREDKKIIPENTLRQLDKIIADPETVLEAYCNGKNAVRNGLDSYIYPFGLNESQMQAVEKAFSAQISVIEGPPGTGKTQTILNILANILLQNGRVAIVSNNNTAVDNVYEKLAKVNLDYVVAKLGSADNRVKFFAAQPEKPDASPDPAPTKESLHAQIAQLKQYLRVQNEVAQLRASIDELRIEEKYLSQWLVGEGIENLPDVKRYGFTQQKMTDLMAFLQSLAEDGLSWRNRLALLFKFGMVRTASLNTAAKRQVIFFALQRHYYATRLQQACDELTEKDLFLTRNDVATMQERVTSGSLAFIRQHLEKSIRQGADVDDENYRNKFEEFASRYPIMGSSTHSIINSLAPGVLLDYVIIDEASQQDIVPGILAFACARNVIVVGDRKQLPHVPEKTDLPAPAPHYDCASKSLLDSLFGLYGNALPVTLLKEHYRCHPKIIHFCNKQFYDNQLIVMTRDKGESALSLIVTAKGNHERRKSNLRELESLMALDWDSTTNRGFIAPYNAQVNLSQRTLPAEFISSTVHKFQGRECEEVVFSTVIDKKADAKALEFVDDPHLINVAVSRAQKHFTLVTGDNVFAGNNKHIAALVRYMTYYADDSGVHYSPVVSAFDLLYEEYDRSLEKLNARLNPKDSPYRSEQIAMRIIKDVLVQPAYAAITVHQQILLRQLVTNFDNRFNERQKEFMTQGASCDFVFYYRVGKQPFAVIEVDGHYHDTHEQHERDVLKEAILTASGIRLLRLRTIDSKIESKITSFLLGSMQNNRIELAG; encoded by the coding sequence ATGGTCACCGTCTTCGTTGATGGAGAGAATAAAACCGCAAATATTGTCGACTGGACTCTGTATTCGGATAAAAACGGCTGTGTGCAATTGGCTTGCCATTTCCGTTCCGGCAAAAAATACATCCGCCCTTTTAGTGCTTGTCGCGTCGAACCCACCCTCCCGTCTGCCAGCAAAAAATTCATCAAAAAAGGCCAGTCGGATGTCCAGGTTATTGAGAACGCGCAGGTTGTTGGCAATAAGTATGTCCTGATTAACTACCCCAACTCTGCACGCTGGTATGTCTTCAAACAGGACGATGTTCAGCTCCTCGCTGAAACGCAACTGAAACAGGGCACTGTTTTTTCTTATTTCCGTGATATTGCCGAGCAGCGCTGGCAGGATGCCCGCGAGGATAAAAAAATCATTCCGGAAAATACCCTCCGGCAATTAGACAAAATCATCGCCGACCCGGAAACCGTCCTGGAAGCGTATTGCAATGGCAAAAATGCCGTACGCAACGGGCTTGACAGCTATATCTACCCTTTTGGCCTGAATGAAAGCCAGATGCAGGCTGTCGAAAAAGCATTCAGTGCGCAAATTTCCGTAATTGAAGGGCCTCCTGGCACCGGAAAAACGCAAACTATTCTTAATATTCTGGCGAATATCCTTCTGCAAAATGGTCGCGTCGCCATCGTCTCGAACAACAACACCGCCGTAGACAATGTTTATGAAAAGTTAGCGAAAGTGAATCTGGATTATGTTGTGGCAAAACTCGGAAGCGCTGATAACCGCGTGAAGTTTTTCGCCGCCCAGCCGGAAAAACCCGACGCGTCCCCCGATCCTGCGCCTACAAAAGAATCCTTACATGCGCAGATAGCTCAGTTAAAACAGTATTTACGCGTGCAAAATGAGGTCGCACAACTGCGAGCCTCGATAGACGAGTTACGCATTGAAGAAAAATACCTCAGCCAGTGGCTTGTAGGTGAAGGCATCGAAAACTTGCCGGATGTAAAGCGTTACGGTTTTACTCAACAGAAAATGACCGATCTGATGGCATTCCTTCAGTCACTTGCTGAAGATGGCCTCAGTTGGCGCAACCGGCTGGCGCTGTTATTTAAGTTTGGCATGGTCAGAACGGCGTCGTTAAACACCGCCGCAAAGCGTCAGGTAATATTTTTTGCCCTGCAACGTCACTATTACGCCACGCGTTTGCAGCAGGCGTGTGATGAACTGACAGAAAAAGATCTGTTTTTAACCCGCAACGATGTCGCGACGATGCAAGAGCGCGTTACATCAGGATCGCTGGCATTTATTCGTCAACATCTGGAAAAGTCCATCAGGCAGGGTGCGGATGTAGATGACGAGAACTATCGCAATAAATTTGAGGAATTCGCCAGTCGTTACCCCATTATGGGCAGTAGCACGCATTCCATAATCAATTCTCTGGCTCCCGGTGTGTTACTGGATTACGTCATCATTGATGAAGCCTCGCAACAAGATATCGTTCCGGGGATCCTGGCATTCGCCTGCGCCCGAAACGTTATTGTTGTGGGTGATCGTAAACAGCTTCCCCATGTTCCGGAAAAGACGGACCTCCCTGCTCCCGCGCCGCATTACGATTGTGCCAGTAAAAGCCTGCTGGACTCACTTTTTGGCCTGTATGGCAACGCACTGCCAGTAACATTGTTGAAAGAACATTATCGTTGCCATCCCAAAATCATTCATTTCTGCAATAAACAGTTTTACGACAACCAATTGATTGTGATGACTCGCGACAAGGGCGAATCAGCTCTTTCGTTAATCGTAACGGCCAAAGGTAATCATGAACGACGTAAAAGCAATCTGCGTGAACTGGAGTCACTGATGGCGCTGGATTGGGATAGCACGACCAACCGGGGTTTCATTGCGCCGTACAATGCCCAGGTCAACCTTTCGCAGCGCACATTACCCGCTGAATTTATTAGCTCAACGGTGCATAAATTCCAGGGGCGTGAATGTGAGGAGGTTGTCTTTTCAACGGTTATCGATAAAAAAGCCGACGCCAAAGCGCTCGAGTTTGTTGATGACCCACATTTGATCAATGTCGCCGTCTCGCGGGCGCAAAAACATTTCACTCTTGTCACCGGAGATAATGTCTTTGCGGGTAACAATAAGCATATCGCCGCACTGGTTCGCTATATGACCTATTACGCCGATGATTCCGGGGTGCATTACAGCCCTGTCGTTAGCGCTTTCGATTTGTTGTATGAGGAATACGATCGTTCGTTAGAAAAACTCAACGCGCGACTTAACCCGAAAGATTCGCCGTATCGCTCTGAACAAATTGCCATGCGGATAATTAAAGACGTGCTTGTGCAACCGGCTTATGCCGCGATTACTGTTCACCAACAGATCCTGTTGAGGCAGTTGGTGACCAATTTCGATAATCGCTTTAACGAACGTCAGAAAGAATTTATGACCCAGGGCGCAAGCTGCGATTTCGTTTTTTATTATCGCGTTGGAAAACAACCTTTCGCCGTCATTGAGGTCGATGGACATTATCATGACACGCACGAACAACATGAACGCGATGTATTGAAAGAGGCCATTTTGACCGCGAGCGGGATTCGCTTGCTGAGGCTCAGAACCATTGATAGCAAGATTGAATCTAAAATCACCTCATTCCTGCTGGGAAGCATGCAGAATAATCGCATCGAATTAGCGGGTTGA
- a CDS encoding PhoX family phosphatase, with protein sequence MSRPLKSVFKKEHSDEISNHSVNPVFSEVVSAFMSRRRFLQMGMVAGAAVSFPYLVKPENAFAAKANPSALSKAVSLGFTSIPVSTADTVTVPEGYIARPFYRWGDAVGIKGNLPEFKFDASNTTDEQAAQAGMHHDGMAWFSLPQGEENPAHGLLALNHEYIDNGMLFKDGTANWDLDKARKGQNAMGISVIEVKKDNVGWQVVRPSSFARRITVNTPMQLSGPARHQALMKTAADPQGEVVLGTMQNCANGQTPWGTYLTCEENWSDIFVKKAQRNVLEKRYGISDSDESYRWNEVDERFSVDKTPNEPNRFGWVVEIDPYDPTSTPRKHTALGRFKHEGAAVTLAGDNRVVVYMGDDQKFEYIYKFISENKYDPGDRKANMQLLESGTLYVARFNDDGSGDWLPLIFGENGLDQSKGFDNQGDLLIKTRLAADTVGATKMDRPEWIAVDTHAKGSVYCTLTNNSDRGKEGKATVDAANPRANNQFGHIMHWREESADPASAKFTWDILVLAGRTDSDDPKAKGSMQGAEFGSPDGLSFDHRGVLWIQTDVSSSTINKKAYEGMGNNQMVATLPGTNEYRRFLTGPRGCEITGIAFTPDNRTLFINIQHPGEGGDDITDPSNPRAISNWPDSRSDGRPRSSTVVITKSNGGIIGT encoded by the coding sequence ATGAGCAGACCCCTTAAATCGGTGTTTAAAAAGGAACACAGCGATGAGATCAGTAACCACAGCGTGAACCCCGTCTTTTCTGAGGTAGTCAGCGCTTTTATGTCCCGTCGCCGCTTTCTGCAAATGGGAATGGTGGCGGGCGCTGCCGTCTCCTTTCCTTATCTAGTCAAGCCAGAAAACGCCTTCGCGGCGAAGGCAAATCCCTCAGCATTATCTAAAGCGGTGTCGCTGGGCTTCACCAGCATTCCCGTTTCGACCGCAGACACTGTCACCGTGCCGGAAGGCTATATCGCCCGTCCGTTTTATCGCTGGGGCGATGCTGTGGGCATAAAGGGCAATCTGCCGGAATTTAAATTCGACGCCAGCAACACCACCGACGAACAGGCGGCGCAGGCCGGTATGCACCATGACGGCATGGCCTGGTTTAGCCTGCCGCAGGGCGAAGAGAACCCGGCACACGGTCTGCTGGCGCTCAACCATGAATACATTGATAACGGTATGCTATTTAAAGACGGTACCGCCAACTGGGATCTTGATAAGGCCCGTAAGGGTCAGAATGCGATGGGTATATCAGTTATCGAGGTGAAAAAAGATAACGTGGGCTGGCAGGTGGTCCGTCCCTCCAGCTTTGCTCGTCGCATAACCGTCAATACACCCATGCAACTGAGCGGTCCGGCGCGTCATCAGGCGTTGATGAAAACCGCCGCCGATCCGCAAGGCGAAGTGGTACTGGGCACCATGCAAAACTGCGCCAATGGTCAAACCCCGTGGGGAACGTACCTGACCTGTGAAGAGAACTGGTCGGATATTTTTGTTAAAAAAGCGCAGCGTAACGTGCTGGAGAAGCGCTACGGCATTAGCGATAGCGATGAATCCTACCGCTGGAACGAGGTTGACGAACGTTTCAGCGTCGATAAAACGCCCAACGAGCCGAACCGCTTTGGCTGGGTGGTGGAGATTGACCCCTACGATCCGACTTCCACGCCGCGCAAACATACCGCATTAGGTCGCTTTAAGCATGAAGGTGCTGCCGTGACGCTGGCGGGGGATAATCGCGTTGTGGTCTATATGGGCGACGATCAGAAATTTGAATACATCTATAAATTCATCTCCGAGAACAAATATGACCCTGGCGATCGCAAGGCAAATATGCAGTTGCTGGAGTCAGGCACGCTCTATGTCGCCAGATTCAATGACGACGGTTCCGGCGACTGGCTGCCGCTGATCTTCGGTGAAAATGGCCTTGATCAAAGCAAGGGTTTCGACAATCAGGGCGATCTTCTGATCAAAACGCGCCTTGCTGCCGATACGGTGGGCGCAACAAAAATGGACCGCCCGGAATGGATAGCCGTTGATACCCATGCGAAAGGCAGCGTGTATTGCACGCTCACCAACAATTCCGATCGCGGTAAAGAGGGCAAGGCCACGGTAGACGCAGCCAACCCGCGCGCCAACAACCAGTTCGGCCACATCATGCACTGGCGCGAAGAGAGTGCAGACCCCGCCTCAGCGAAATTTACGTGGGATATTCTGGTGCTCGCCGGGCGTACTGACAGTGACGATCCTAAAGCGAAAGGCTCCATGCAGGGGGCAGAATTCGGTAGCCCTGATGGGCTCTCCTTCGATCACCGCGGCGTGCTGTGGATCCAGACTGATGTCTCCTCCAGTACGATTAATAAAAAGGCGTATGAAGGGATGGGGAATAACCAGATGGTGGCGACCCTGCCCGGCACCAATGAGTATCGCCGCTTTTTGACCGGGCCACGCGGGTGTGAAATTACCGGTATCGCCTTTACGCCGGACAACCGTACGCTGTTTATTAATATCCAGCATCCCGGCGAAGGCGGCGACGACATTACCGATCCGAGCAACCCTCGGGCTATCTCCAACTGGCCAGATTCCAGATCAGACGGACGACCACGCTCTTCAACAGTCGTTATCACTAAATCAAATGGCGGGATAATCGGTACCTGA
- a CDS encoding heavy metal sensor histidine kinase: protein MRNLAISTRLSLMMGVAVLVVLIGVGTALYRSLCQQLSIRDDTALLNRLDQIRTLVLDEDVQQIIRKKPHLFTNMLGNTESLLVLRFPGHPPLIEVNSTQRPLPELMPVVASQPLKLTDVHHQQTQNGVPFISAAALAMTGQPARQLEIITGRLMTERTQMQASYLRQIILITLCAALAVIALSALLARRSLRPLQRLARETSAIGVRHLGHRIALHNTPAELRPLISAFNQMLDRLETSFQQLSQVSADMAHDLRTPISNLLGQTEIALTQKRTESYYTGLLGSNFEELVRLSTMIDKMLFLARAENASQAINKALISLEQVLCPLADYFEGPAEERHITLRFSVAGNIMADADLLQRAIANLLANAIRYADSHSEIQIEARHQPDGVLLSVTNDGEAIPPEQQERLFDRFWRADSARHASQNSSGLGLSIVRSIMQLHQGRCGVNCEQHQTRFWLLFPHASPVSGQIKDAFSQR, encoded by the coding sequence ATGAGAAATCTGGCAATCAGCACCCGGTTATCACTGATGATGGGGGTCGCCGTTCTGGTGGTGTTGATCGGGGTGGGTACGGCGCTTTATCGCTCTCTCTGCCAGCAGCTCAGCATTCGTGACGACACCGCCTTACTCAACCGTCTGGATCAGATCCGCACGCTGGTGCTTGACGAAGATGTCCAGCAGATCATCCGCAAAAAGCCACACTTGTTTACCAATATGCTGGGCAACACCGAATCACTGCTGGTGCTGCGTTTTCCCGGCCACCCCCCGCTGATTGAAGTGAATTCCACTCAGCGTCCGTTGCCAGAGCTGATGCCCGTGGTTGCCAGCCAGCCGCTTAAGCTCACCGATGTCCATCACCAGCAGACACAAAATGGCGTTCCCTTTATCTCAGCAGCGGCGTTGGCGATGACGGGTCAACCTGCGCGTCAGCTCGAAATTATTACCGGCAGGCTGATGACCGAGCGGACACAAATGCAGGCGAGTTACCTTCGCCAGATTATCCTGATTACTCTGTGTGCCGCGCTGGCGGTAATTGCCCTTAGCGCACTGCTGGCCCGGCGCAGCCTGCGACCTTTGCAGCGTCTGGCCCGCGAAACATCCGCCATTGGCGTGCGCCACCTGGGGCATCGCATCGCGCTGCACAACACCCCCGCTGAGTTGCGGCCACTGATTAGCGCGTTTAATCAGATGTTGGACAGGCTGGAGACCAGCTTTCAACAGCTCAGCCAGGTCAGCGCTGATATGGCCCACGATCTGCGCACGCCAATCAGTAATTTACTGGGGCAAACCGAGATCGCGCTGACGCAAAAGCGTACCGAAAGCTATTACACCGGCCTGCTGGGTTCTAATTTTGAAGAGCTGGTGCGCCTGTCGACCATGATCGACAAAATGTTATTCCTCGCCCGGGCAGAAAATGCCAGCCAGGCGATTAACAAGGCGCTGATATCCCTTGAGCAGGTTCTCTGTCCGCTGGCGGATTATTTTGAAGGCCCGGCAGAGGAACGGCACATCACCCTGCGCTTTTCGGTTGCAGGAAATATCATGGCCGACGCCGACCTGCTCCAGCGCGCCATCGCTAATCTGTTAGCGAATGCTATCCGCTACGCTGACAGCCATAGCGAAATACAGATTGAGGCACGCCACCAGCCCGACGGCGTGTTGCTTAGCGTCACCAATGACGGCGAGGCGATCCCCCCTGAGCAGCAGGAAAGACTATTTGACCGCTTCTGGCGTGCAGACAGCGCACGCCACGCGTCGCAAAACAGCAGCGGGCTGGGTCTTTCAATTGTTCGCAGTATTATGCAACTGCACCAGGGGCGCTGTGGCGTAAATTGCGAACAGCACCAGACGCGCTTCTGGCTGCTCTTTCCCCATGCCAGCCCCGTTTCCGGTCAGATTAAGGATGCTTTCAGTCAACGATAA